The following coding sequences are from one Schizosaccharomyces osmophilus chromosome 1, complete sequence window:
- a CDS encoding ARS-binding protein → MPPVRRQVITKKEKKELRDFYFGCVEKPSQQKLMAWFREKYDKELSQPSVSQILSSKYEFLDETGSEISDTPNTLPAKYPVLESALVEWIQRTQKSDIGINEEVIRKTACEFWKKIPAYSNLPTPEFSSNWLKRFQKHPSNPHDNVKLADTDMIYEFVKHYALEDVFSFDEVGLLWKLVPNKPPSVEFIHGIRREKARVSIAMCCNALGTEKLPLWIIGYSKEPRAFRSARVNIHALDVEWRSNGTAQFNNIIMQEWLIWFDQKMSGRKVLLLLDRLSAHECAVENIRRTRSFQNIAILWLPKSSNLTQNPYSMGIFRNFKECYRNYWLRYMMDQVNLGHDPIKAVNILKAIHWMVAAWNFDVSSSSIAFSFQRSGLITIKESFSDVKLPSSTIQASEKLKSLFYHFTDVKNQSIDRFIDPVEESVVDEDADVTDQIAAEFLKDRDFESDEEEEYFVSITIKEAMQYISILQQFEEQQEMPNPEIVKQLMYYGKLLQDRQEPKNL, encoded by the coding sequence ATGCCTCCAGTACGGCGTCAAGtcattacaaaaaaagaaaagaaagaactaCGTGATTTCTACTTTGGGTGCGTTGAAAAACCGTCGCAACAAAAGTTGATGGCTTGGTTTAGAGAAAAGTATGATAAAGAATTGTCGCAACCGTCGGTTTCTCAAATATTATCATCGAAATATGAATTTCTTGATGAAACGGGCTCTGAAATTTCCGATACACCCAATACTTTACCCGCGAAATATCCTGTTCTGGAGAGTGCTCTTGTGGAATGGATCCAAAGAACACAAAAATCCGATATTGGCataaatgaagaagttATACGAAAAACCGCATGcgaattttggaaaaagatcCCGGCGTATTCAAACTTGCCAACCCCAGAATTTAGCAGCAATTGGCTGAAAAGGTTTCAAAAGCATCCTTCTAATCCCCATGACAATGTTAAACTAGCTGATACAGACATGATTTATGAATTTGTAAAGCATTACGCCTTGGAGGATGTATTTTCATTCGACGAAGTAGGACTTTTATGGAAGCTCGTTCCAAATAAACCTCCTTCTGTCGAATTTATACACGGCATCCGTCGCGAAAAAGCGCGCGTTTCTATAGCAATGTGCTGCAATGCCCTTGGTACAGAAAAATTACCCCTATGGATCATTGGCTACTCAAAAGAACCTCGCGCATTCCGTTCTGCGCGTGTCAATATCCATGCCCTTGACGTCGAATGGAGATCAAATGGTACTGCTCAATTTAATAATATTATAATGCAGGAGTGGCTTATTTGGTTCGATCAAAAAATGTCTGGTAGAAAGgttttacttcttttggatCGGCTTAGCGCACATGAATGCGCCGTAGAAAACATTCGTCGTACTagaagttttcaaaatatagCCATCTTATGGCTACCAAAAAGTTCCAACCTGACACAAAATCCGTATTCTATGGGCATATTTCGTAATTTTAAGGAATGCTATAGAAATTATTGGCTCCGGTATATGATGGACCAAGTCAATCTTGGTCATGACCCTATAAAAGCTGTCAATATACTAAAAGCTATTCACTGGATGGTTGCTGCATGGAATTTTGATGTTTCCAGTTCCTCAATTGCATTTAGTTTTCAACGTTCCGGCTTAATAAccataaaagaaagtttttctGACGTAAAACTCCCATCTTCTACAATACAAGCTTCTGAAAAACTGaaatctttgttttacCACTTTACAGACGTAAAAAATCAGTCCATCGATCGGTTCATAGATCCTGTCGAAGAAAGCGTCGTGGATGAAGATGCTGATGTTACTGACCAAATTGCAGCcgaatttttgaaggacCGTGATTTCGAGagtgatgaagaagaagagtaCTTTGTATCTATTACAATAAAGGAAGCCATGCAGTACATCAGCATCCTACAACAATTCGAAGAACAACAGGAGATGCCAAATCCTGAGATTGTGAAACAACTCATGTACTACGGCAAGCTTTTGCAAGACCGACAGGAACCCAaaaatttgtaa